The window AAAACACGCACACCAAAATCAATGTTCATGTTCAGAAGGTTGCCAAATTTTTGGCCATGCCCAGGTCTATTTGCCACTCTTTTGCATTTTTGTAGCCCACATGAGCAAGCAAAATCCTCGCCGAAGTTTTGGCTAACCAAAATTTTGATGGGGGTAGGCTCAGGCTCAGACCAACACACCCTAAAATACTACTGCCCAAAATAATTACTGCGGAAAAAATACACTGTACGTTGTTCTAATTTTTTCTGTTAAGCCACACAGGGTGACGTCCCAGGTGTTACATTATGTGCCTGAATAGAAGTACAGGGAAACTATAGAGTCAAAAACAATTAAGAATTAAACTGTCTAACATTGTAGGAGCACCGAAAAGATATGCAGATTGGAACTGATGTGACCAGTTCAAGTCTATTTTGCAAGAAAGATGGGCCATACACACGACCGGTTTTCTAAAATATGAGCAAAATAGCCCAAAATCCTTTAAAAATCTAGCTACGAAATGTCATAGATTATTGTGAGTTACTCCACACTATTGATTATTCCCACTGATAAGTGCAGTGTCCTTAATTGTATGCACCTTGTTTCACTGAATTCATGAGCAGGCATGTATGGAAAAGTTGGACCGTACCGAATAAGGAGCCTTTGTGTCATCTTCATTGGTGTGCTTATTCGGTCCAGTTGTTGCAGCAGACTCCACACTAGCATCATCGGCCAAGCCTTGTTGCTGCTCGTCACTTTTTGTTTGCCCAGCGTCTGCACATATTGATAAATTCTTAATGCACAGGAAAAACTAGTGGTCAAACACTATGAGCCTCCAACTTTATATATACTAGAAATAAATGCATGGCCATTACATTGCTCGAGAATTTGGGATTCATGAGGTTGTAGCTGAGATGAGAAGGCAGAAGGGATACCTGGTCCCTGAACCCCTAGCCCAAGGCCCCCTTGAGAAGAGATAGAAGAACTCTGAGAATTAAACTGCAAAAATGAACAAACTGAAAATGTGAAAACAATCACTATATAGAATTGACTTTAGATTTCAGGCATTATAAGATGGTTACAAAAGATTGAGGAATGCCAACACAAAATATTACTACAAACTTTACGAGTTGATTTCATGCCTTAACAGAATAAGATTAGAATGGAAGCATCTAAAGAAGGACTTGCACTCCTAAAGACAGAAAGAGAACAGCACCTAAGTAATACGCGGACAATCAAAAATCAGTGTATTCAACTAATTTGTACTTCCTGATTCTTGACTAAAGGAGACATTGATATATCACAACATTTTTATTAGTAAAAGCAGGAACAACCTGTTGTAAGAGGGAATTGGGCTGCTGGGTTGAAAATTGCTTCTGATTGATGCCCGTTATATGAGAAGCGTTAAGAAGGTTGCcctgctgctgctgtacttgttGCAATCTTTGCAAGTACTTCTCCCTTTGGTCGGTGACCTCAGGTCTTCCACGAAATTGACCCTGAAAATATGAACAAGTAAATGTCATATATTCCTATAATCCTATGAATATTTTATAAAATCATTTGTAAAATCACAGTGAAATTCAGAAATAAAACTGGAGCAAAGGTACATACAGTTTCACTTTGATTTTGGAAACCAGCAGGAGCTTGAGGCCTCCACTGAGCCCCAGGAACAACCGGAGGAGAAAATACCCTTCCTCCAATAACTGCACTTTCACTGGTGTTACTGGAATCAGAGCTAACAGCATCGTTAGTCTTCACAACCGGCTGTGGTTGAACTTTACTACCAAGAGGTGAAACCAACTGCTGAGAAAGACCACCAGTGTTAACCCTCTCATCAGTATTCATTATGTTTCGTTTGGACAGGTCATTTATTGGAGGAATTGCAGTAATGGACCCATTTCCTGGAGCTGGACCTACACTTATGGGAGCAGCTAATGCCTGACTAGTTAAGCCACGGGTAATACCCCTGCCAAGACCAATTTCAGTAACTGCGGGAGACGGTCTACGTGGAGGAAAGCTCATGCTTTCATCATCCTTCACGGCAGTAGATAAGTTTGCAGGAGTTGAAGCAACAGCAGGCATGCTCTCTGTAGCATTTCGAACAGCAGCAGAAGCAGCAAATATTGTGGGTGCTGTGGGAGGAACAATTGGCCGTACTGGGCCTGGGGAACTAATGGCATCCGCCGAAACAGAAACAGCTGCAGCACTGGTACTAATGGCAGTGGGCACAACTGGCACTGATGGTCCCAGATTTCCACCCTTCGGAGGTGGTGTTTGTGGCACCGATTCAGGATTGCTTTCTAGCGTAGTTGTTTCCTCTGCTTGATCTTGTGATGTCCCTTGTGAGATTGTTGATACAGTAGCCTGAAGCAAAGGGAGACAGAGTCGGTAAATCAGCATATCGACAAGTAGTAATCAGGATTGTACATTAGAAATAACCAATTCCTCAATCTTGTTAgcatgtgtttttattaaatgccCAAATTAGCAACAACCACATGTATTCATATTCAAGGATTAGCTTGTAAGAATATGATCAAATAAATCAATACTAGCATGTAAAGGTTGACAAGAAAGCAGCAGCCAAGATGCCACTAAGCTGACACTGGGCACATAACAACCATTGTGTTCTGAGTATTTGATATACTAATACTATGTCTCCGTTTATCACAAACCAAGAGATATTCAATAAATAACTAGGAATGAATAACATGTACCTGAGTAGGTGAAGTTGCTGTCGGACTCTTCGTACTCAAAACTGCAGTAGTGGAAACAGCAGCAACACCCTGTCAACCAAACAAGAAGCGATGTTGAAAAATATATAATTACCCATACAACTAAAAGATGAAGAGCTGCACGACATAAAAACATGGTAGAGAAATGGTCTGCACCAGCATAGCAGACAAGCAGTATTTGTGgggaaaaaaaataagaaagtTTGCCAGTTGATTCTATTAGCAAAATCACAATaaacaaagtaaaaaaaataaCAGCTCACAGCTCACCTTGATAAGAATGGAAGGAGCAAGTGAAACCATGTCTTCGAGTGCTTCAACCTTCTCCATAGGCAATGTGCTATAGAGATCCTCAACATCACTAAATTCATCAAAATCTTCCTGAATCGGATTAAGAAATCGATAGTCAGAACAAGCAGCAGATCCACAATGCTTTTAGGTCATCACAATTCCGACTTGACTATATCAAAAATTAAAAAATGGATATTATGACAGCTAAGCAGGAAGAAAATCCCACCTGATTACGTTCAACATAGTCTTCTAGGAAATCTTTCACATCATTGACTTGCTCAGGACTCAACTCATCATTATCCAAGAGTCTCAGAATTGACTCCAATTTTTTTATATGAGCCTTATGCCGCGTAATAGATTTCTCTAAATGTACCTGATAATGCATAATTACTTCCTCCGCAATAGAGACTGTTGGAAACAGGTTCCGTAGACAGTAAAATATGAACACTTTCCAATCCTATACAGTTGATCATACCAATCGAGGAGGTCTTTGCTTTCCTTTCTTAAATGAAAGTCCTTCAAGCTCCGCTTCAAAATTATCAATCTGATTTTCCAAATCACTAACCTGTAAACCGAACCCAAAAGTATATTAGAAATGTTGCACCCACATGCAACAAATAAATAGCAACACCAGAAAATCACAAAGTAATGACTGATATAATCAAAATACAATAAACATCAGCAGAGTCAAGTATGCATGCAAATGTCATTAGCGAGGTGCAGCATAATGACTTGATATAATCAAAATATCAATAAACATCAGCAGAGTCAAGTATGCATGCGAATGATACTTTCAGAGTGATCAGATCAAAGAAAATAGCCACAGAATAATAGTCTATATGATTTTGTTTTATTCTGAGAGGGACAAGTAACCACCAGTATAGTCAAAACATTAGCAAACATCAGTAGTCGGGTGTGCATGCAAGTTATACTTTCAGACCAATCAGATCAGAAAACTTAGTCAGCAAATTCTAAATAGTCTATTATCAGTTGTCACAAAGTAGAATCTGCGAGTGTCTTTCAGAACATACTCTAGGCCAAAGAGAAACAACAATAAGACTAAGCATACATGTAATGCATCAAACATACCACACTGTTAAGCCAATCTCTTGTTTCAGCTTTAGCCTTCTCTCTAGGATCCTGCGTGAAATAAGAATTGATGCTGAGATTCataacaactaaagaaaaaagggtTAATCAAACACAGAAACAAGACCGAGTGCATACAGTTTTAGGCTGTTGACCTAACCCTTCTTTCGAGAAGGCCTTGGTTTTAGTTTCCTTCTCACAGACCTTAAATCGTTCCATCTCGCGTTCAATCTGCTTGCGGGCATCCATGAGAGCCTGCTCATAAGAGGCACTAACCTATGTCAACATATATCACAAATGGATTAAACACAGAACGGTAAGCTATGCCCAACTTTAAATGGTAACATGTAACGAAAAGAAGTTGGCCTAAACACCACAAAACTGAAACAAATGAATAACTGCTTCTCTAAACGAACACCTGCAATCAGGAACCCTACCATATTTCTTCAGTAAAACACTCCTCAATTTACAAAAAAAAAATGCAGCATGTAGTAGCACAAACATGGAGAACGCAATGTTCCAATTGACAAGAGATGATTAAAATGACAAGACATATTGGATAACAAAATACCGAGGGTGTGTTGGGTTGGGAATATAGTGGAACGGAGTGGGTCAGTTCTGCGCCTGGGACATATTACTATGTTTGGTTACAGAGGGAATGAGAATGAATTGGTTGCTCAAAAGGGAATATTCCCTCAGATGCGCACCCATTCCTCCAAATCCTGGTGCTTTATGTGAGGAGAAGtttcaaagaactggtgcatgtagGGTGTTCTAGGAAATGCTCAGTGAATTGGTGCACGGTGGTTACTTGGTTCCTCCTCTTGCCTATGGTTTTGTGATACCTGTTGGTACATGCTGCTGTCCAAAATTACATTGTAATTTTTTACCTCTAGTTCTTAGAAAATTGTGATAGCTACACAATTTGTCTTGTTTATATGTGCATTCCAGTTTTATGTTTGATAACCAATTAGCCATAGCCATAGTGATAGCTATACAATTGTTTACGCTGAAAATACAAAGGCAATGCTGCTGAAAATTCGAATAATATATTGTCTAATGAAAATATGATCATGCACATGGGAGATAATATCACCAAGAGGTGAACTGAACCAGATTCTTGTCATTCCATCCCTCCAACCAAACACAGGAAATGAACAGAACCATTCTATTTTCCTCTGGAATGGAACTGTTATATTCCACTCCATTTGGTTCTAAAACCAAACAGACCGTAAGAAACAACATCAGGAATTGCAACGTCTCCAGAACCATCACTATACTGTTGATTTAGCAAGTCTTTCTAAAGGCAGGTTTGGTTTAAGGTCAGTAAGAACTTTAGGGGCCTAGAAACTCCAAAACTCTGTTGTACATCCATACAGATTGCCTTATTGCACTTCACAACTTTCTAAGTTTAGTCAATGCCTTGATcagaacaccttctcacaactgtgCGCTCCACAGCTTAATCCAATCATGGCTTAATGGTACAAATTCGAACACGAGATACAAGCAGTTCTATAAACAACATTTACTCACATTCAGATCAGAAGATCAAACGAGGACCTCTTCTAGTGTTCCATTCCAGACAATCATTAGACCACGAGATCTACCAAGTAATAAACCCATTTAAAACCCATCAACTAAATTCTTCGCCTCTTACTACCTACCGCTCAAGTTTACCATTTTGTTTTTAAATCAGCTTCGTTCCTTTCAGTTCTTTTAGAGAGAAGAAATGGTCGGCTGTCATTCTTATTACCACTTAAATAAAATACCATCATGTGCAGAGTCACTTCGAGCAGTCAACTACGACTtcgtgttccagacaagcatgataTCAAAAATTTCAATTCAGAAGAGAAGTGCATTGGCATTGCACCTACACGAGTACTAGTACGACGCCGCACAACCAAAATCGAGCAAGAATATCAATGTTAAGACAGGTACAGAAGCGCTGGAGACTGGAGTTAGCCACTTAACCTCCCCCCAGACACCTGTAAAGGCATATTTCCTCCAGATAACTTGGCACCGAAGCCGCATCTAAACTAAACAGTTGACTGAACTGAAGAGCGGGGCAGACAGTAGATGATTCTCATGAAGGACGGGCggaagggaggaaggaagcagcggCAGAAGCActtccatccatccatccaggcaACAAAGATACTGGACAGACAGAGATTAGGGAGGGGTCACCTTCTTGTCCTTGATCTCGCTGGACTGGATCCAGGTCTTGATCTGGTCGCGGTAGCGCTGCAGCTTCTTGATCTCCTTCTTGAGGTCCGCCTCGAACTTCTCCTTCTGGTTCGCATTCTCGGTGTCGTAGACCTGCCCCCAGAATCGCGCAAAATCATGAGAATCCGGCGCGGGGGGTTGGGggagaagggggagaggaggggggacCTTGTTCCAGATGCTGTCGAAGACGTCGACGCCCTCCTGCNNNNNNNNNNNNNNNNNNNNNNNNNNNNNNNNNNNNNNNNNNNNNNNNNNNNNNNNNNNNNNNNNNNNNNNNNNNNNNNNNNNNNNNNNNNNNNNNNNNNNNNNNNNNNNNNNNNNNNNNNNNNNNNNNNNNNNNNNNNNNNNNNNNNNNNNNNNNNNNNNNNNNNNNNNNNNNNNNNNNNNNNNNNNNNNNNNNNNNNNNNNNNNNNNNNNNNNNNNNNNNNNNNNNNNNNNNNNNNNNNNNNNNNNNNNNNNNNNNNNNNNNNNNNNNNNNNNNNNNNNNNNNNNNNNNNNNNNNNNNNNNNNNNNNNNNNNNNNNNNNNNNNNNNNNNNNNNNNNNNNNNNNNNNNNNNNNNNNNNNNNNNNNNNNNNNNNNNNNNNNNNNNNNNNNNNNNNNNNNNNNNNNNNNNNNNNNNNggaggtttttttttcttttggtggtTTGGGGGATGGGGTGGAGCgaggagtgatccaggagtggacgaTGACGTTCGTTTATTCGTCGGCGGCCGAGAGCCGAGAGATGGGTGGATGGATGGAAGGATGGATGATGGGGCCGCTGCCCCTGTGTCTCGCCTATGGCGAGACGTAGGGAAGGGGAGCCTGATGGACCAGCCCAGCCGCGCCGGAGGCCACggcctttttctttgttttttcactttttttctttttctttttacatgTTTATTATACTTCCAAATATTATAAATAAATAATGCACAAACATTACTCTAAATAAAGAATTTTGAAAGAATTGTTAACCAAATATTATAAAAAAATCGTCAATGTGTACAGAGAACATGTTTCTCGTGTATATGGAAAATgtataaaaatatacaatgtgtgtgaAAAAACTGACCGTTTATTTTTTAAAATGTTAATCGAGCATTCGAAACAGAGTTAAAGAAGTTTTGTATAAACGTTAAGCAAATATTTGAAGTGTATAGAAAAAAAAGGTTGCCCGTGTATTCAAAAAATGATtagcatgtatttgaaaaatgttaagcaAGCATTTGTTAAAAATTAATCAAGCATTTTCAAAATATATATGTGTATAGAAAAaaggttgaccatgtattaaaaattggTTAATATTGTATTGTAttggaaaaattaaacttgtatttcaatttttaaaaatgttaatcaagcaattgaaaaatgttaaatgcatatagaaaaaatgttgaccatgtattcaagaaATCTTagtcttgtatttgaaaaaaatgttaatcaagcatttgagaaatgttaaatgtgtatagaaaaaatgatgaccatgcattaaaaaatgataattttgtatttgaaaaatgttaatcaagcattttaaaaTGTTGACCACGTAAtcaaaaaatattaatcaagtatttaaaaaatgtttaaatgtgtatgaaaatattaaacatgtattcaaaacaattaaacttatatttaaaaatgttaaatgtgtacgcACAGGGGAGATCAGCTATTGTTTTGGGATGGGCCGGCCCGTTACACGTTTCAGCGCATCCACTTTTGGGAAGTTTCTAGGTGGTTCCGAGCTGGTTTGTCGGTTTTGGAAACCTTCTAGGAGATTTCTGGAgcagttttttttccttttctcctgtttcttttttttacttttagCCTGTTGCTTTTTCTTCCATTTTTATTTTTGGGATTTTCAAAATTTGATCatggttttaaaaaatgttcagaatgtTTTGGTTCAAAATTTTCACAACTTTCCCAAAAATGTTCCAGTATTCAAAACATGTTctaaaatttgaaaaaatgtttgtgctttcaAATGTTGTTCCTGTTTTTAAAAAATATTGGGAATATTTTTGTTCCAAATTTTCGAAAAATGTTCCTGTCTTCAATATTTGTTCTACAATTCCAGAAAAAAAATGTGGTTTcaaattttgtttctttttttggaaaaaaaatcataatcttTTGGTTCAAAATTTTCACAACTTTCCAGAAAATGTTTGGAATTTCCAAAATTCTTcctatttttaaaaaatgtttgcgtcAGTAGTAGGAGGTCCTTTGTTCCGTCCCTCACTTGTACTTTACGTTTTGGGGATTTTTTCTAGTGTTTTAAGTTTTTACCAATGTTGTTTAGTTCTTTTAGCAGTGCGCTGGAAGTTGAGCAAATACGCGAATCTGTCGCAGCGGCTTGCCTAGCTTGCGCATTGGTAAGAAGTCAGGGGATAGAATCCCAGTGTTAGCATTGTTTCTTTCGTGTCCACCTCGCGAAcccaaaatgggccggcccaggtgagatACGCCATGTGCGAAACCAAAAAAGCGTTAGACATGAGCTTCCGTGATGGGGCTCTTcttttttagagagagagagagagacaatggTGGCCCTTTCTTTTCATGGGTATGGATGTGGGGCGGCAGCCTGTGGTTTGTTTCGGATATATCTTACTCCTTACTTGTTGTAATACCCacggtgcggctatatctcccacatgtcggagcacgacttagaggcatagccgcatagtaggtATGTCGCAAGAGgggaatctttacacatcccatgtactgaaatagaaagggataaagagttggcttacaatcgccacttcatacaatacataaatatagcattacatcatccagaatacaatcaaggtcagactacggaaccaaataaagaaagacaacccctaatgct is drawn from Triticum dicoccoides isolate Atlit2015 ecotype Zavitan chromosome 4A, WEW_v2.0, whole genome shotgun sequence and contains these coding sequences:
- the LOC119287153 gene encoding CCR4-NOT transcription complex subunit 3-like — encoded protein: MDARKQIEREMERFKVCEKETKTKAFSKEGLGQQPKTDPREKAKAETRDWLNSVVSDLENQIDNFEAELEGLSFKKGKQRPPRLVHLEKSITRHKAHIKKLESILRLLDNDELSPEQVNDVKDFLEDYVERNQEDFDEFSDVEDLYSTLPMEKVEALEDMVSLAPSILIKGVAAVSTTAVLSTKSPTATSPTQATVSTISQGTSQDQAEETTTLESNPESVPQTPPPKGGNLGPSVPVVPTAISTSAAAVSVSADAISSPGPVRPIVPPTAPTIFAASAAVRNATESMPAVASTPANLSTAVKDDESMSFPPRRPSPAVTEIGLGRGITRGLTSQALAAPISVGPAPGNGSITAIPPINDLSKRNIMNTDERVNTGGLSQQLVSPLGSKVQPQPVVKTNDAVSSDSSNTSESAVIGGRVFSPPVVPGAQWRPQAPAGFQNQSETGQFRGRPEVTDQREKYLQRLQQVQQQQGNLLNASHITGINQKQFSTQQPNSLLQQFNSQSSSISSQGGLGLGVQGPGIPSAFSSQLQPHESQILEQYAGQTKSDEQQQGLADDASVESAATTGPNKHTNEDDTKAPYSNPPASIAEGTQLSRDSDLSPGQPMQAGMPSSGVGVIGRRSVSDFGAIGDNLSGASVVSGHDHLYNLQMLEAAYHRLPQPKDSERAKTYIPRHPSVTPASYPQIQAPIVTNPAFWERLGSDTLSTDMLFFAFYYQQNSYQQYLAAKELKKQSWRFHRKYNTWFQRHVEPQVTTDEYERGSYVYFDFHLADDGNGWCQRIKNDFTFEYNFLEDELSVQPN